A region of the Verrucomicrobiota bacterium genome:
AACCCGCGCTCCAGCCCCCATCGATTTGCAGAGCCGATCCGGTCACAAATGCGGCCTCGTCACTCGCGAGATACAAAGCCGCCGCTGCAATTTCATCCGGCCTGCCCATGCGGCCCATCGGCTGGGATGAAGTCATCTCCTCGTACGCCTTCCGGGGGTCCGGATACTCTTTGAGCCTGGCGGTCACGAACGGCGTTTCCACCCGCCCGGGACAAATGCAATTGACCCGCACTCCCTCCCGCGCGTGATCCAGCGCCAGGCACTTGGTCAGCCCTACCACCGCAAACTTCGTGGTGCAATAGGCCAGCCGGTCTCGAATTCCCACCAAGCCTCCAATCGAAGCCAGATTCACGATCGAACCGCTGCCCCGCTCGATCATGCCCGGCAAGAATACTTTGGTCACGTTGAAGATCCCCCTGACATTCACGGCGTAAAGCCGGTCCAAATCCGCCCCTGTCGTCCCCGCCATCGTGCCCACATGCCCCACCCCGGCATTGTTCACCAGAATATCCAGTCGTCCGGATCGCGCCCGCACCGCTGCCGCCGCGGCTTCACAAGAGTTTTCCGAAACCACATCCAGGGGCCAAAACTCGGCGCGCCCACCGGACGCGGTCAACGTTTCGCAGATCGACCTGCCGGAAGCCTCATCTCGATCCGTCACCCACACGCAGGCACCCTCTTTGGCAAAACGTTCGGCGATCGCCGCGCCAATGCCCGATCCCGCGCCCGTGACGAGCGCGATTTTGTTCAGGAGTCTTGTCATATGAAATGAGTCCAGTTCTTTCAACGCGAGCCCGGATCAAGCCGGTCTCATCGCTCCGTCGGCGCCGACGCCCCGACCGGCGGCCCGGCAAATGAAAGCGAATCATCCAGCCACTGATCGGTTCGCAAAATTTGTTTCCGCTGCCGGAAGGCGAATTGGACAGCGCGGGCCTGAGCCCTTCTCACCGCCCATCCCGCGATCTGCGCCGCGCGCGGCCAGCCCGAACGCAAAGCTTGCCGGACCCATCCCACCACGGTTTCTGGCAAGTGGCGAGTCAACAACTCATCCTCCGCACTGACGTAGGCTTGCGCGCTGCCGGGATCACCCTGGCGCCCCGCCCGCCCAAACAATTGCCGGTCCACCCGCCCAGATTCGTGCCGTTCCGTGGCGATCACGTGCAAGCCCCCCTCTTGCGCAACGCCCGGTCCCAATTTGATGTCCGTGCCCCGGCCCGCCATGTTCGTCGCAATCGTCACCCGCCCAAGCTGCCCGGCTTCGCTGACGATCGCCGCCTCCTCCTGATGCCGGACGGCGTTGAGCAGGCCATAGGGTATATGCAGGGCCGAAAGACGCTCCGCCAACCGCTCACTCGCAGCCACGTTCCGCGTGCCAATCAGGATGGGTCGCCCGCTCGATGAAAGCTTCCGAATGTCCCCCACAATGGCATCCCACTTGGAACACGAGTCCGCAAAATAGCGATCCGGATGCTGAACCCGCACGCAGGGCCGGTTGGACGGAATTCGCAACACGGGCAGCCGATAAACATGCCATAGCTCCGAAGCGGATTCCGAGGCCGTTCCGGTCATGCCTCCCAATCGGTGAAACAGCCGGAAAAACCGCTGGAAACTCATCCTGGCGATCGTTTCAGAAGGATCCGTCAAGCCTAGCCCCTCCTTCGCTTCCACCGCCTGATGCAATCCTTGCCGCCAGGATCTTCCGGGCATCGGACGCCCGGTAAATTCATCAACGATGATCAAACGTCCGTCAGCCACCACGTACTGCTTGTCTCGGAGAAAGAATTCGCGGGCGGACAACGCCTGCCGCACCCACTCTTCGCGGCGATGCATGCCGCGCCAAAAGCCGTTCAAGCTGAAACTGCGGGCCGAAATCTTCTCCCGGCCCGCCTCCGTGAGTTCAATCTCGCGATAGCGCGGATCCACTCGATAGTCCTCACCAAGCTCCATGGATTCCGCCATGTCCCGCGCCGTTTCCACCGCGTCGCGGAGGTCCGCGTTTTCCCGTGGCGCCGAGATGATCAACGGAGTCACGGCCTCGTCGATCAACAAGCTGTCCGCTTCGTCCACCAAGGCCGTGTGCAGTCCGCGCAGGACCAGTCCGTCGTCTCCCTTGCCGCCCGTCTTCATCCGCCGGATTAACGTTCGCTCCGGAGCATCCACCGTTCCCACCCGCATGCGATCGCGGAGGAAATCGGCGAGCAATTCCTTGCTCGTGGTGTAGGTCACATCGCACGCATGGCCAACCCGCCGTTCCTGGGCCCCAAGATCCGCCGTGACCACTCCGGAACTCACGCCGCAAAACGCGTGCAGCGGTCGCAGCCAATCCCGGTCGCGCCGGACCAAGTAGTCATTGACCGTGACCACATGACATGGACGACCCGCCCAGCCCGCCAGGACCGCGGCGATGCCCGCGGTCAGTGTCTTCCCTTCGCCGGTGGCCATTTCCGCGAGACAACCCTGATGCAATGCAAACACGCCCAGAATCTGAACCGGGAACGGATGCAGACCGAGTTGCCGCCTCGAGGCTTCACGCAGGGCAGCCACGGCTCGAGGGAGCGCATTTTCGGATGGACGACCGCCACGCCGGACCGCGCTGGCCAAATCGCGCAATTGCTCCTGGAGTTTCTCGTCACCCATGGCCGCAAACTCCGGTTCCATCGCCAGCACACGCTCCGTGGAATTCCACAAATCACGCAGCACTTGTTCCCGCCGGGCATGGCGCCCGAGCGCCGCATGCACCACCGCGTCCAACCCCTGGTGCAGTCTCCCGGGCCGGCGATAACCCAGCCGCCGATAAACTTGCGAAGGGGTGTTCAAAGCTGATACCGGCGCTGCAGCAACTGCCGAAACCAACGGCTGAATCTCGGCAGCAAGGGCTCGGGTTTGAGAGCGAATCGTACTTTTCCAGAACGCCCGTGGAGCAACACCGCGTGCGCCGCCGCTTCCACCGGGGCTCTCACCTCGAAGAACGGCTCCACCGTCTTCAGTCCGCTGGGATCATCCGGTGCAATTGGAACGTCTCCACCGCCCGCCCAGCCCAAGGCCTGCGAGGGCAATCGCTGCTTCTCCGCCGGCACGATCCTCAACGCGCCAAGCTTCATGTTCAACCCCGCTTGACCGTGCATCCTCAATTCAGCGCCTCGCATGGACTCCGCGAACAACCGGTCTGCGTCGTCCTGCGCCACCGTCGAAACAAAATCATAACTCTGATCATCCAATACCAAACCGCAAACTGTCCCCCGTGCCAGCCATCGGCCCGCCCATTCCTGTAGGTGCGGCGCCACCCATACACCTTCATGAGCCGCGGTCACCACAAGCGACCGCCGGTCCCGCTCCAGCCGATCGAGCCGCTGTTGGGCGGAAATAAGGCGGCTTTGCAAGGGCTTGACATCCGCCGATTGCAACACGCCGGCCTGGGCTAGGCGCGCCTCCATCTCTTCCACGCTCGACTTCGCCGCGGCAATAGCCGCGTCCAGTTCAACGTTGCGCAAGAGTAGCAACGGCTGCCCCGCCCGAACCCTGGCTCCCGAGGTCTCGAAAATGCGCTCCACCTGTCCTCCAGCCAGCACTCTCGCTTCCGACCATCGTCGAGCTTCAATCACGCCCGGTGCCCTGAAATGATGCGGGAAAGGAATCAAACCCAGCGCGACGGCCAGCAATGCCACACCACACCCGGTCACCGCCCAGGCGCGCCCGCGAGTCCTCTCCAGTCTCGGATCCAACAACAGATATCGAACGAGCATGAAGGCAGGACGAATGATCCACGCGAAGATGCAAAAACCCGCCATCAACACGCCCAGCAGCAAAAAGCGGTCGGCCACGAAAAGGATAATCCCCGCAAAAACAATGGCCCGATAAACCGCGCTCGTCGATCCATACACCGTCAGCCACGCCGCCTCCCTTCGGTCCAGCGCCGGACTCGTCGAGTTCCGCACCTGGAACAAATACCGTTCCGCCAGATGACGCCAATGCTTCAAAGAACGCTCGTGCAGGTTCGGAATCTCCAGCCAATCCGAGAGCATATAGTAACCATCGAAACGCAGGAGCGGATTCAAATTGAACACCAGCGTGGAGACCGAGGCCACGAACACGATGTTGTAGGCGAGGCTGTGGACAAACCCCTGGCCCGTGGAGGCCCACACCGCCATGGCGATCGCCGCCACGAAAAGCTCCACGATCATCCCTGCCGCCCCCACCAACATGCGCTGCCAGCGGCTCCGAAATCCCCAGCTCGAGGTCGCGTCCACGTAGGGAGTCGGCATGAAAATCATGAACAGCACCCCCATCACATGGACCTCGCCTCCAAACTTGCGGCACAGATACGCGTGACCAAATTCATGAGCGATCTTGACTCCCGCCATCGCAAGATACAGCCATGGCAGATTCGAGGGAGACAGCACGCCCTCCGTCTGATCCATGAGCCCGGTCCAATGATCCGCCGCCAGCTTCAACCCCCATCCCACAACTCCCACCCAAAGCATCGCGCCCAACCAACCCAAAAGTCTCCCCACCACGGGCAGTGTTCGGACGAGGAACGCGTCCGGATCCAGCAAGGGAATCCTCAAATACATGAGGTTCAACCACTGCGATCTCGCCCGCCGCTGCTGCACCTTTTGATAACGCGAGAAGAGCTGCGCGGTGTCCGCCGCGAGATCGTACTGCAACAAGTTGCTCAAATAAAGCTGCGCCAGCAACTGAATGACCGACTCCTGGCCCGGAGCTTCGTCCGGAAATCGATCCAGGCATTCCTTCCACGCTTGCTCCACGGTCCGACCCGGCCGAAGTCGCGCGACGAACTCGTAGGCCACCGGGGTCAGCCTGAAAAACTGGTTGCTGAAGCGATCCTCCAACACCACCCACCGCTCGCCCCGGTAAAACTGCCGCCGCACCCTCACGCCCGGGCGCAAGGCGATGGATTGCCCGGCGATCCGATACCATGATTCGCTAAACGTCAGCGTGGTGTCCGTCATGATCGGCTTTCCTCCCTCACCACCAGAAAAAGAGGCGCAAGAAATCGGCGGTCCGATGCGTCAGGATCCACCACAGGGTCCGCTTTTCCACGTTGATCTTGCACACCCCGCTCATGCCCGGACGCCACCATGGCTCGATTCTGCCGGCGAGCTCGCATCGCACCACGAAGACGTTCTTGCCCTCCTTCGGGAGCGCTGCCGGCTCGATGCGCTGAATGCGAATCGGGAACTTCAATTTCGGCTGCGTGACAAATGCAATCTCCCCGGTGGACTTCTCGAGAATCTCATGCACGTCGTTCTCCTCGATTTCCGCCTCCACATAGATCGGATTCAATTTGGCCAACCGGAAAAGCGGATCGCCCAGCTTCACGGGCGACCCCAGCCTTTGCCGCAAGTCTCCCTCCACCACGATGCTGTCAAAAGGAGCGCGCAGCTCGGCTTGACGCAGCCGGAATCGAAGGATTTCCAATCGCTTCTGCGCCTGCTCGGCGAGCGCCTGGTTGATTCGCATGTCGGCCAGGCCAACCACCCGCCCGGCTGCTCGAAGACGCTCCGCGTCCGCCCGCGCCTTTTCCGCTTCCCGCAGATACCGGTTGACCTCAGCCACCGCGTTCGCTTCCTCCAACTCGAGATCCGAAGTGTCGAGTTTCAACAAAACCGCGTTGCTCGATACGACATCGCCGGGTCGCGTGGTCGATTGCGAGATGTATCCGTCAAAGGGCGAAGTCAGAAACGCTACATCTCCACTCCGCAGGATAAAACTCCCTTCCGCCCTGTAGTTAAAAATCGGCAGGAAAAGCACGACCAACCCCGCGGCGCCCGCCAGCACACCGAGCTTGGCCCAGGTCTTCTCCGGACCGAGCAAGCCTGCCAACGCTTCCCTCCCCGCCGCCGCCCAGCGCGAGCCAAACCACCGGTCCACCCTCTTCAATTCCATCAATCGTGCCGACGTTTGATCCGCCGCCAGCCTCAACTGTTCCAGCTCCGCTTCCGTAAAGGCCCCTTCTGCGCGCTCGCATGTCAGCACCGCCACGGGTTTCCCTCCCCCGCGAAGCGGAACCGAACAGAGATTCGAAGC
Encoded here:
- a CDS encoding glucose 1-dehydrogenase, with product MTRLLNKIALVTGAGSGIGAAIAERFAKEGACVWVTDRDEASGRSICETLTASGGRAEFWPLDVVSENSCEAAAAAVRARSGRLDILVNNAGVGHVGTMAGTTGADLDRLYAVNVRGIFNVTKVFLPGMIERGSGSIVNLASIGGLVGIRDRLAYCTTKFAVVGLTKCLALDHAREGVRVNCICPGRVETPFVTARLKEYPDPRKAYEEMTSSQPMGRMGRPDEIAAAALYLASDEAAFVTGSALQIDGGWSAG
- a CDS encoding HlyD family efflux transporter periplasmic adaptor subunit, producing MLTVREGWAQALEDGLREMVRMRQLTGPAGEFWAGYLSAAAKITGATRGYLLLRDAAQPDRLKKLAEWSASGQGHASPAVQLFLRSMGKTLEETVTQGQALLPLSGSLELATDFSVAALVPLPAGAREHCVVACLVEQTAVEQARESLARLRLVADVPAAYRQQREIEASRQEAERFASVLDTLVQVNQEKRFLSAALSLCNALATRFRCERVTLGWLDGGYVRLQAISRVDRFDKHMAAVKAIEVLMEESLDQDDEIVWPAPESSKLVAREHAQYSRDQSASNLCSVPLRGGGKPVAVLTCERAEGAFTEAELEQLRLAADQTSARLMELKRVDRWFGSRWAAAGREALAGLLGPEKTWAKLGVLAGAAGLVVLFLPIFNYRAEGSFILRSGDVAFLTSPFDGYISQSTTRPGDVVSSNAVLLKLDTSDLELEEANAVAEVNRYLREAEKARADAERLRAAGRVVGLADMRINQALAEQAQKRLEILRFRLRQAELRAPFDSIVVEGDLRQRLGSPVKLGDPLFRLAKLNPIYVEAEIEENDVHEILEKSTGEIAFVTQPKLKFPIRIQRIEPAALPKEGKNVFVVRCELAGRIEPWWRPGMSGVCKINVEKRTLWWILTHRTADFLRLFFWW
- a CDS encoding prepilin peptidase; this translates as MRSQTRALAAEIQPLVSAVAAAPVSALNTPSQVYRRLGYRRPGRLHQGLDAVVHAALGRHARREQVLRDLWNSTERVLAMEPEFAAMGDEKLQEQLRDLASAVRRGGRPSENALPRAVAALREASRRQLGLHPFPVQILGVFALHQGCLAEMATGEGKTLTAGIAAVLAGWAGRPCHVVTVNDYLVRRDRDWLRPLHAFCGVSSGVVTADLGAQERRVGHACDVTYTTSKELLADFLRDRMRVGTVDAPERTLIRRMKTGGKGDDGLVLRGLHTALVDEADSLLIDEAVTPLIISAPRENADLRDAVETARDMAESMELGEDYRVDPRYREIELTEAGREKISARSFSLNGFWRGMHRREEWVRQALSAREFFLRDKQYVVADGRLIIVDEFTGRPMPGRSWRQGLHQAVEAKEGLGLTDPSETIARMSFQRFFRLFHRLGGMTGTASESASELWHVYRLPVLRIPSNRPCVRVQHPDRYFADSCSKWDAIVGDIRKLSSSGRPILIGTRNVAASERLAERLSALHIPYGLLNAVRHQEEAAIVSEAGQLGRVTIATNMAGRGTDIKLGPGVAQEGGLHVIATERHESGRVDRQLFGRAGRQGDPGSAQAYVSAEDELLTRHLPETVVGWVRQALRSGWPRAAQIAGWAVRRAQARAVQFAFRQRKQILRTDQWLDDSLSFAGPPVGASAPTER